The region CCGCGGGGCCAATCCCGGCGCGCGGGGAGCAGGGGCGGGGGCCGGGCGAAGGGGGGTACGGGGGCGGGCGGGCCAGGGGCGGGGCGCGGCGtccaggcggcggcggcggcggcggcggcggcgactccTCAGTGTCCGGCTCAAGCTCCGGCCGCAGCTCCGGCTCGCGATGCCCCACTCCGTGACCCTGCGCGGCCCTTCGCCCTGGGGCTTCCGCCTGGTGGGCGGCCGGGACTTCAGCGTACCCCTCACCATCTCGCGGGTGAGTCCAGCGGCCACAGGGCGGCGGGGAGGTCCTGAATCTGAGACCCAGTCCTTACAGTCCACCCGGGACCCGGATCCCCGACGTCCTGGAGGCTCGAAGGCCAAGGGTTGGCCTCGGTGACCCACAGGCTGTAGAGGAGGCTTCCAGGCTGGGCAGCGTCgccacagccccctccccctcccgctgGGCCTACCTGCCCTTATCCCTTGAAGGATTCCCCCCAAGAGCTCACAAACCAGCCTCCCTGCTGGCCTCATTCTGGGGGACTCACTGCAGGCCAAAGTCATGGGCCAGAGATCTGGACTGATCTCCAGAGGCCCAGAGATGCTGCTTCAACCTAATGCAGCCTGAAAATTTCAAGCGAAATGACTTGAGAGACTCCGCTTATCAAGGGTCCCTGCCAGTAGAGCTGAGTGATCCCAAGGAGGTCTGGGGTCCTCTctgaaactgaagaaagaaagatCCATCCAGTTCCCCACTCTGGTTTTGGTCAGTCTCTCATCCATGACCTCACTTGTCCTAAGGGGAAGTGACCAGGAGGAATTTTTGGCTTCCAGGGAAAGGAAGACTTGACTATGCAGTTCTGAGACCCCCTTGCCACAAGACACACAAGGCCAGGGGCCAGGATAACCTCCACCCAGTTCCTCAAGTTTCTGTGGCCATGCACTGCCCCAGGTttaggcagaggaggaggaggagggggcaccaccccaggTGGTGGCTAATCTGAGGAGGACAGAGGAACAGAGGACATGACTCGGGCCCTGTCAGAGGGGGGTACCCAAACTGGGAAAGACAGGATCCTGGCCCAGCCTTGGGGTCCCATATTTGAAGGACCAGAAGACGGGACTCAGACGCTGCCCCTGGGGGTCCCAGCCTAGGGTACAGAAGAGGAGAGAACCCAGGCCCTGCCCTTGGGGGCTCCCAGtctgaagggaagagagaaggggacCTGGGGCCATCCCTTGACCCCATACAAGCTGCTCTGGTCTTCGGGGCCCTGTATCGGGGGAACTGAGAGCACCTTCCCCCTACCCTTCCGCCACCTCTCGCCATGGGGGCTGGACCAAGCTGGCTGGGCTTTCAGAGTCTTCTTTCCAGTTTAGGGGAAGGGGTGGGCACCTGGTGGAGCATGGAATCATGGAATCCCGTTTCTGGGGGCCAGGGTGACAGGCAGGCCCAGCTGTCCTGGGAGGATTCCCACATCTGCCCTCACCCCATGGCCACCAGGTCCTTTGGGGCTGAGTGAGGTGGGCCTTCAACACATCTGGGAGCCTTTCATCTCCCACTTCCCTGAGAGAGCCCTGCTgggggcctgtgtgtgtgtgtgtgtgtgtgtgtgtgtgtgtgtgtgtgtgagagagagagagagagagagagagagagagagagagcgtgcACATCTGTGTCTGCCAGTGAGTGTCATGCTGTGTGTCCACCACCAAGGCAGGCTGTTGGGGGTGCTAGGCCAGCCGGCGGGCCAGCCACCCTGGGCGTGAGGCCGCTGACAGGCTAAGTGGCAGCGGCTGACGGCCGCAGGCAGCAGGGAGCAGAGACATCTGTTGCCCACGCGGCTGCCTGCCCGCCGAGGAAAGGCCTCCACACGTCACAGCGGCAGCAACAGCGGCGGCCTTGTTTGGAGCTAATCGGGATGCAGGCCGCTGGCAGGCAGACAGGCTGGAAAGGGTTTACCAGGAAGAACACCCCCGCCTTGTCCCCCCAAAGTCTCAGAGCAGCAGCTAAGGCCTGAGGAGCCAGGATGGCTGAGCCTGGGTTTGGGTGGGATCTGGGGAGATTTACAGGGCTGAGGAGACACAGGCCACAGCTTGCCCAGCAGGTACCTCAAGGGCAGGTCTACAGACACCGATTATATGTGGGAGTGTCCTCACCGAGGGGGTTCAACACCCGACCCCTCCCATGCTTACGGGACTTCCCCCACCCAGTGGAGACAGCCACACTCAGACAGAGAGGAGGCTGGCtgcctggcagagctgggactatgCAATCTCAGCCCACAAAGCCTCTGGGAGCCCCCCCAAACATTGCCCAGGGCTCCTTCCTCACAAACTATAGTGACTACTGACCTTGGAATCCTAATGGGTTGTTGCTACCAGGTCCCTAGAAACTAGTGCCTGGAATGAACACCACTAACTGTATGCCCAGCTCCCTGTAGGGGCTTTTTGCCTCTAGGCCAGGTGGAGTGACACAGGGGCTTTAAATGTAGCTGCTATAGGTGAAGGGGCTGGTTCACGCCCCAGCCTCCCAGCTGACTtcacctctcccctctctcttccttctgtctgTTTATCCTGCACTCAGCAGCCAGAAGGATCAGCCTGAATTCAACTCTGTCCTGCGATGTCCCTGTTTAGAATCCTCTCGCCTGGGCCTACAAGGCCTGTAGGTCTGGTCCCtgctttttcctctcatttcatCTCTTCCACTCTCTCCTCACCGATATTTTGGTGATATTTTTGCCACAGGAGCCTGCTCTTACTTTCACTCCCAGATGAGCTATTACACATGCTGATCCTTCTACTTGGGACACTGTCTCTCCCCTCACTCCCTTTTGCAGAAAAGCACACTGGTTAAGAGCATAGCATTTGGAATTGGTTGGTCTGGACTGAAATCCTAACTCTGCCGTTTATCAGTTGAGTGTCCTGTACTTCTCtggaccttggtttcctcatctaggaAATAGGCTTGCCTTGAGGACTAATGAAACAATGCACGTAAAGGCAGTTGGAAGAGTCACGGTTTCCTGGCCTCACGCCCTCTCTGACCAGAACTCCCAAGCTAACGGAACTGGCAGAGTCCCAGCCACCCCTGCTTTCGAGAACTTCCTCCACCCACAGGGGCCTGAATGCACCCCTTGTGCTGGCTGAGTCAGCCTGCAGCTAGCCACCCCCCTGAGGAAGAAGACTCCTCTCCAGCATGGGGACTGGGGCAAAATGCCCCATCCCCAAAGCCTCTCTTTCTTCATCTAAAAATAGGAATGAGAACAGCCTCTGTCTCATCAGGTGGTTGAGAGGTTGCCATGAGCTAGTTATGGCTAAAGCACTGAGCCCCTGCCATGTCACAGAGCAGGTATCCGTGTAGGAGAGGGGGCCTAGAGCAGGGccttggggggagggtgggatggtgCCAAGTGGGTGCCTTCCCTGGGAAGACAGGCCTGTGTAGGTGCCCATGCCCTACAAAGGAACATTAGTGGTGGGCTGGTTGGCTGAGGGTAGCATGCTCCAGAAGAACATTCCTTGGGGCAGCCTATTTCAGGGCAGGTTGCTTGGCAGTACCCACACCAGGACTCCAGCCAAGGAGCTGCCAGCACCTCAGCTTTGTCCGCTCACTACAGAGAACTGGCTAAACTGAGCCTGACCAGGCCTCCAGGAGCTCCCACCCCAACAGGGACAGTGCCACTGACAGCTCTTGAGCCACAGCTTGAGAGGCTGGGAGGAATGAGGGTCCCTAAAGTCTCTTTCCAAAGGCTGTGCTGGGACCAGGGACAGGGTAAAGGATGTCCTGTTGCCTGAATTCCCTCCCGAGGCTGCTTACTTAGGCCTCCTGTGAGCTTATTCCCAACCTCATGTGGCACATGTCAAGGGACCGGCATTGTAGGAGGCTCCAGATGTGGACACTGCTTGACCCTCTGGGATCAACAGTGGCACTGGGGTGGCCTTTGTGCCTGTCCTCCAGAGGAAAGGGAGGTGAAATTGTGACCCGGGAGCGCAGGCTGGCAGCTAAAAGTAGATGGCCCTCGACTTGCCTGGGGAGGTGACAGCACAGAATGAGGCACTAACAATGTTAGGGGAGCAGAGTGGTAAAGGGGGTGCACAGGGTACTGTGGGACCCCAGAGGAGAGGCTTCCAGGAGAAATGGCCTCTGCTGAGAgcctgagacctgaaggatgaggagGCATAAGCTGGTAATTAGGGTTTGGGGTCAAAGGAAAGTgtgttccaggtagagggaacagcatcTGTAGCAGTGTGAAGGTGAGAGCTATCTGGTACCCGTGAGTACCCCCTTGACGTTCAGATGGTCTGGAtagagtgtgggtgtgtggaggTAAATGTGGAGGGGTGGGGATGAGAGGAAAAAAGGTCACTAAGGGTTTGAACATCAGGTCAAGGGGCTACTATGTGGTCTGTCTGGGTGGGGCAATACAGGGTACCTGTGGCATGTCCATGCTTTGTATCTGCTGGAGAACACATATCCTTCTGTGTCCCTTGCATGTATGCAGGCTGCAAGAGTGACATCCCATTTGTCCCAACCCAGAGGAAGCCCCTCTCATATGCCCTTCATACCTCACCAGACCTCCAGGTGCTGCAGTTGGGCTTGTTTGGAGCAGAGGCTTCAGCAAAGCCATGTGGGAACTCAACTTGCCCACCCACAGGTCACATGGGCAGCAGGGCTATACTGGCCCAGTTCTGAGGTTGGAAGGGGTCTAGAACAGAGCCCGCAGCAAGGCCACATAATGACCAATGTCCAGCCATCTGGCTTGTCCATCCACAGGTCCATGCTGGCAGCAAGGCTGCCCTGGCTGCACTGTGCCCTGGAGACCTGATCCAGGCCATCAATGGTGAGAGCACAGAGCTCATGACACACCTGGAGGCACAGAACCGCATCAAGGGCTGCCATGACCACCTCATACTCTCCGTGAGCAGGTACGCACAGGGCAGGCTGGGCCAGGATGATGCGGGTGAATCAGGGGAGGCTCGGTTCTGGGTGGCCAACATCCTGGGTGAGCTGGGCCTCACACAGCCTCTCTGCTTCAGTTCCTGGCACCCCACTCCTATGGAGCAGCACTTTCACAGGGGTTTGACAGGCACTGTTTGGAGATGCAGGTGGCTTAAGAGAGGAAGAAGCACCCATTTAACCTATGGCTGGAACTATGTTGGGGGACTTATGGCAGGGGGTAGGCAGCCCAAAATCAGGGCTGAACTAAGACCTTGAGTAGCCTCAAACCGGGGGTGAGGTGTGTGTGATTTCAGTCCTTTTCCCACCCACGAGTGACGAGCTTGATGACCAGTTCAAAGAATTTTATCGTTCAACACCTTGTTTAACTGTCAAACCAACTCGATAAGGTAAAACCTAATATAGTCTCCACTTTACACGTGAGacaactgagactcagaaagtttGGAGGGTGCTTCAAGTCACACAGCAGAGCAGTGGTGAAGCAAGATCTGACCTCAGGTCTCCCTCACTCCCAAAGACTCCATTCCTTCTGCTTGACTGCTGACCACTTCTACGAGCCCCACAGCTGCCCTGCCTCAGCTGTCCCCACTATGGCCCAAACCTCTGCCCTGCTTAAATCTGGATGCCGTGGACTGTGTAATGCTATACTGCCCATCAGGAAGGCGAGGATTGGGGGGTCACCAAGCCCCACCTGTGCCCTGGACATGCTCCAGGATGGAAGGTCTACCTGGGGCATCTCCAGCCTTGCTCAGGCTGATGGCAGTCGGCTGGGTCCGGGCTGGGCGGGATCTCCCTCCCCCTGTCTTGCCTAGATCCAGGGAAGTCAGACATAACTGCTCACCTCTGCCACGTTCACTGTTAACAGCGACTTTCCACAACCCCATGTGGGTGTGTGTAGGTGAATCCTCCCCAAACCACAACACGGCTAACCAGGCCTTAGAGCCAGCAGGGCAGGGTGTAATCCATGGGCTCAGAGCCGTTAAACATGGTGGGAAGCCTTCTGAAGTAGCCCCATTTATGTCTGGCCCAGGTCCGTGTTGAAGTCAGGACCCTGACTCTGCTCTCGGCGCTGAGTGGGCCCAGCTGCAAGTCCAGGGCCTTGTACACTCCACCTGGCCTGCAGTGAGGAGGCTCTGTCCTGGGAGTTCAGCAGAGCTGGCCCTCTTCCAGACTTTTTGGGTTCTTAGGCTCACCAGATGACCTCTGTGAGCCTGGGTTTCCTTCTCCATAAAGCAGGATCACATTCATCACCCTCTCTGAGACCGAGGTACAGGCTGTCTGGGGGAAGCATCAGCACTGCTCTGCCCACGAGGGGCCTCTGAGGCCACCCAACTTGGCTGGGTTCCTGAGCCCTGATTCACCTCTGGCCTTGTCTCTGCATGGCTGAATAAGGGAAGCCCTGATAGTAGTGGGACAAGGGGCAGGGGAGGCTCACAGGGGGCCTGATTCAGGAGGTCCACAGAGGGAATGATGTCAGGGGAGGGTagcagggtgggggcagggtggaggtcccccttccttccttccttccttccctggccATTTGTTCCAAGCCAGGCATGGATGAGCCAGGGGTCCACTGACCTGTTCCACACTGGGTATTTGAGCCCCCAGATGCTGCCTGGCCATGGAGCAGGTGAGAGCACACTCTCTCCTATCACAGAtctgggttccagtcccagctctgcactTGAGAACTGTGTTGTCCTAGTGATTTAATATCAGAGCCCTTAGCTTCCTCAACTTCAAAATGGGGGATCTTGGATTGAGTGAGGATGACATACAGTGTCTGCTTCGTCAGGGTGAAAACCTGATGTCAtgtcccccagcccccatccctaATTCTCACACATGCAGATTCTGGGGGATCAAGACACAGGGGCCACCTTGATCTTCTGGGCCAGCATCTCTTCTCCTGGGTGCCTTCTCACCTGCAAGGCCTCTGACCCTGCTCTCTATCCTGCCTGTCATGCCAGGACTTATGCCTGAGCCTCCAAAGACAACCCCCAACATGGGGTCTGTGGAAGATTGGCCTGGTGAGCTGCTTGGAGGGAGCTACTCTGTGCCAGCGCTCCCAGAGCTCTACCTAGGCCAGCTTCCCTACCTGCCCTCTTGCGTACAGAGGGCTGTACTCCTCCACAGACTTCTCCACAGGATGAAAAGTGAAGTAAAGGCCCAGCTTCCCCGCTATGCTTACTTTGTCTGGAACTCAGAGCCAGGTATCCAGCAATCCAAGCTAACCCATACTTTCTGGGCATGTTCTGTAGGTCCAGGACCTTCCTGGCATCAGCTGCAACCCTGGGGCCTCTGGTGAGGTCCCTGTCACCTATTACATGGGATACAAGATGGATTTGTACAGCCCACCCTTTGGTGGGCTTAAAGATGGCAGATGGAGCTACCTGCTCAGCCTAAAGTGTGGAGACCTGGGGGTGGAGGTTGACACATGAATAAGCCTCTCATTCCAGTCTTATGCCTTTGGACCACTCTGATGGCTCTGGGTACTTTGTACCCTCTGATCTTCAGACCGCAGGCTTGTACTTCTCTTCTGGGCAGGACTTCAAGGAAGTATAAGGCCAAACAGCCACACAAGATGTCCTAGGTTTATTCCAGCAGAGTTCTGAGTGCATAGAGACCATAATTAGAGCTGTGAGTTAGGGCAGTCAGTTGGGAGCCTGGCTGAGGGGGCTGGAGCCAGATGCCAGTGGGGGATAGAACAGCAGAGCCTTGGGGCCACAGGCCTCTGAAAGGCTGTGGAGAAGAGAGGTAGCCTGCAGGGGACCAAGGAATGGGCAATGGTGAGGAAGAGCAGAGTGAGTGTGGACTACACGTGTAATCAGATTGTTAAAATCCTCTGCTGAGTGGGGGGACAGGGGCAGGGTTGAGCTGCTAGCCCAGTGGTAAGACCCCTGAGAAGACCCAGGAGGCCCTGTGGGGCAGAGTGGGGACATTATTCCCCTTTGGTGTAACCAGCCTCACTCACACCCACCTGCCAATCCGGGGTCCACACACCCTCCTGGCCTGCCTTGTCACAGGACTACTCAGTGGCAGGACTGGGCCCCAGGCCTGTAGCCTCTCGGCCCTGCCTGCCCCCACTTATGGCAGGTTTATGATGTTTTTCTCCCTCCTGAGTGGTGTTTGGCTTTTGGTTTCTATGGCGAAGCAGGAATTTCCTAATGGCCTGTTTCCCATCTGGGCTGGGCAGACATTGATGATGACTCTGCCAGCGGCAGCAGTCAGGGAGGTGCACCCCTCAGAGCCTCCATTCCACTTTTCCTGGGCCCACGGATGCCTGACTCCCAGGCCCCATCAGAGGCTGTGAATGGAAGCGGGAGGAGTGGATGGGCTCCTAGCTGATCAACGTGTAAGGCCTGGCTTGCTCCGCCATGAGCTTGGCCCTCTTTATGCTGAGCTTCCATAGGCCACAGAGAGGGTGGAAAGGTGGGGAAGCTGCAGGGCTTCCTTTCTAGGAATCAGACCAGAGGGGGAAGGAGCAGCTAGTGGAGAAAGGGCACACAGCCTATCCCAGGTGAGTGGCAGATCTAGAGTTGTGTCTCCTTGCCACGAAGGCCAGCATTCTGGCGCAGGGGAAAGAGTTGGGGTAGTATCCTTATCCATGCAGGGTACCAAGCCTGGTCCTGGGTGGGCCTGGGCCCAGACCCCAGCGCTTCTTGGTCCTAGTTCCCAGGCATGGTGGGCTAGTAAGCAGAGATTTCTGACAATCCTAATTCCTGCCACAGGCCTGAAGGCAGGAGCTGGCCCAATACCCCAGAGGACAGCAAGGCTCAGGCACACAGGATCCACATCGATCCCGAGGCCCAGGTATGTACATACAccacctggcctggcctggcctggcctagCTCAGAGCAAGCCCAGGGCAGAGAGGCCGGGCCTTGTCCACGGGTTTAACTGCATTGGATGTCCTCACTGCGGTTCTCAGAGACTGAAGCAGAAGGCTTCTCTGGGCTCTGTCCATGCCCCATCAGGGGCTCCCAAGGTGACGGGTACCTGCTGTGGGCTCTGTCAGTACGCTAAGCAGTCCTGGATTCTGGGACAATGGTGCTGTGGTGGGCAGGGACTGGGCCAGGCCTTGGCTCAGGGCTACCACTTACCCAGCTGGGTTTCACTCTGTCGCCCAGTGTTGCCAGATCAGGAGGAAGTCACCagacttgggggaggggtgggggacagcCATAGGCTGTGGAGTGACCTCAGGCTATGGGGCACTCTTCTGTCTCATCCTAGCCTTGGGCACCTACCTGGCCAGAGCCAACCTTAGAATATAAGGCACTGCCTTGCCCTATCCAAGACTGAAGTTTTCTCCTGGCCATTCCATGATCGCAGCTAGCAGACCTCAGGCTGCAGGCCTGTCTGCTCATTCACCTTTCTGTGTATGACAGGAGTCACAGCTATGGTGCTGTCCTCAAGGAGCATGAGGTGGAGCCAGGCTGCTTTAGGGCCTCATTTTTCCATGGGCTTGAGGGGTGGCCAAGTGGGCAAAGCTGAGGTATCCAGAGTGAACTCGTTATTTCTGGGCCACTGAGTTTGGGCAAGGCGGAGACTCGACTGGTCTATGATGGAGCCTGAACTTGGGACCCAGCATGTGGGACCATGGCCCCCAGGGCCTGCTCATATCCACTCTCTCTCCACGGAGGCTTTGCTGTACCAGAGGGAATGATttgccatggcctctccctcaccccctatCCTAGTCCCCATCTTTCTCTGACATTTGTTCCCTACCTTGCTTTTGCTGGCATCCCTGAGGCCAGGTGCTTACCATACGCAGGGAGTGCCCATTCTGGAAGGGGAGAGGCACCTAGCAGTTCTGGGATGGAAGAAGCCAGGGGTCAAAGGAGTCCAGAGTAGGTATCTGACTCAAGGGGTCAGAGAgggctccctggaagagggggTATCCAAGCCAAGACCTAAGGGTCTGGAAGAATAAGGGAGGCAAAGGGGCATGGAGAGAAGTGTGCCACATACAAAGTGAAGCACATACAAAGGCCCAGAGGTGAGATTGTGCACCGTAGGTTCAGAGAAAAAAGTCCCAGGTGTGGCAGGGGGCAGAGGTGAGGGCTGAGGGCACAGAGAGGCTCTCGGTTTCCTCTACCCAGGACCTCAGCTGTTCTTGAAGAGATTTGTGGCCACACCTGGGTCTCAGAAGCTTGCTCTGGTAGTTCCATGGACCCATggggacaggggctggggggcaTAGACAAATCACCCAGGCTTGACATGGGCGAAATGAGAATAGCGTAGTATAGGCCCCCAGCTCATGTGTGAGCCCGGCTCTCGTGTGTAAGTACCAAGATGGATAGGACAAGGGGGCCTGAGCTTTGGAATATGAAGCTCAAGTCTGTTGAGTCCTCCAGGAGAGGCTCTGGgccagtggggctgggggctggagaacAGCTCCCTCTGTCCCACACTTTCCCTTACTGACCTCCTCAAGGGCCAGGCTGTGGGGCTCAGGCTGGAAGCGGGGGGATTTTCCACAAGCAACAGGGCAGCCCCTCAGCTGCTGCCCCCCTTTCATACTTAAAAGGTCATGAGCTCCATGGAAGGGGGGACAGAAACACCCACACCCAGCCCCTGTAGGGCCGTGTCCTCAGTAACACAGATACAGGGTCCATTGTCTCCATACTGCTCCCACCCTCTACCTGCAGGGGGGAGGGCGGTGGGCCCAGCTGGAGCCATCACAGGAGGGGAAGACGACAGCTGGCCCTAAGACCAGCACAAGGTACCCTGGCACTCATCAACTGGGGCTTCAGGCCCACCTTCCATATAGAGTCATTGGAGTCTCCTTCTCTCAGCCCTTACATGGGAACACAGCCCAGAGTGGAGGAAGGATGGTGATCAGAAAAGGTTTCCCAGAGAGGGTGGCATTTGAACTGAGAACCAGGTGATAGGTTAAGGCAAGCCAGGTGCAGCAGGCAGCGCAGGACTCAGCCTGTCCTCTCCAGACCAGCAGGGAGCTAGAACTTGGCCTCTGGGAGGTGCCACCTGCTCACCTGGATTTAGTGCCCACCTCTGTCCAAGTTGAGTGTCCTAGATTCTGACCACAGTCATGCTGGAGCTGATGAGCAAGCTAGCAGTTACCCCCATGCTGCTGACTAGCCCACTGAGACTTCAACAAACAAATCGGCAGCTGGCGGGTACTCAGACACGGGGAACACATGGTACCAGGCACACCGTGGAGAAGGGAAATCCAGGAATGGGGGCTCAGGAATGCCCATGACAGCCATTCATCCAAAAATggatgtgtgccaggcactatgctaagtgctttgtATGCAACTGTCTCATTTTATCTCCACGAGGAACTTATGATAGAAaccatcatccccatttcacagatgaagaaactgaggttcagagaggtgatgtAACTTGCTCAGTGAGCGAGTGATAGAGCTGAGACTCAAACCAACACTGAGGTCACCACGTGTGTCCTAACCACTGAGTTCAGACCTAGAGAGGCTGCTGCATGGGTGGCCATGGGAGGGGCAGTGGCTCTGATGATCCTGCAATAAACTCCCACACCCTGCTGGGTGGGGGTCAGTGAGGGCTTCCTCCCTCCAGGTCCCTCCAGCTCCCCCTTCCTGTTGAAGCCTGTTCTGTAcggggcccagccctgcccccacggcCCATGGCCCATCTGGTCCCCATTAGAGGCCAGGCCAGCCCCAGCCTGCCTGCCCTGCAGACACATGTGTGAGAGTGCTCAGGTTTCTCAGAGGCTAAGGCTAAAGGTTTTTCTGCTGCTGTTGCCTCGTTGATGGGGGCCCACCTGGGCAGTGAGAGACCCCCTCTCCTTTGTCTGTTGGGGTGGGAGAAGTTCGGACACCACCCCCATTCAGTCACTCAGCTGCTAGTTTGCCCATTCCTCACGCCCCTGCCCAGCTCAGAGCCTGTAGAAAGCAGCAGCTTGGGCAAAGCCCTGCAGGCTCAGCTGTGCCCCAGCTGGAGGCTGACCAAGTCCAAGGCTTGCTCTTTCCCTCTAGGGTAGGCGTCCTTTCCTCCCCACCTAGCATCCCTGTTCACACTGTAGAGGGGAGGAAAAATTTACATGTCACCTCCCAGACTGAGGCTGAGAACAACTTCATGGCCTGGgctcttgggccccaccccaaaGTCAGGCTGCTCTGGCCACCAACTGTGTCATGGAGGTCACCATGGTCATCCCCAGTATGACCAGCACTGGCTCCGAGTATATGTAACTGTGTCTGTGTGATTAGGTGTATGTAGGTGGAGGACTGGCTGGTGCCTGTGTGTTGCCTTCATGCATGGGTATGTCTGTGAATGTACTTGTGAGAGTGTGCATGCCTGTTATCACACTGCTGAGGACAGGCTTGTGTGCCTGCAAGCGAGGGGCAACATGGCCCTGCAGCGACAAAGATCTGAGGTCCCAATTCAGAAACCACGCCTGCAGAGATCCTGACCTCTTCTCATGGACTGAGGAGGCATTTTCAGGGCATTCTTCCTCAAATGTTTCAGCCGTGGGCATCAGGCTGgctgtggggtggtggtgtggggAGCTTTGAGCCCTGGCCAAGCCTTTGCCCCTATCTGCTGTGTCTACGGAAGGCCACCTATTTTGGCCTGGGAAGcaggaaatgggggaaaaaatacagGCCTGGAGGGGGCTGACCTCACAATGGTACCTTTAAACCTCAGCCTGCTCCCACTAAAGGGTCTTGGGACACAATGATTGATGACCCTTCCTGGCTGCAGAACAGGAATTCCTTTTTTGCATTCCCAGCCATGGGCCCATCCAGTACCCAGCACAGTTCTGACAGGGAAGAAGACTTGGTATCAGGACCACCTCTGCAAGGAAGCCATACACTCAGAACCAGACATGCAGGCCTTAAAAAGCTTCTTGGGATGGTCCTGCCCCAACACTGTCCCCCATGGGCACTGGTAGTCAGAACCACCACAGGGCTCATGAGCCAACGTTGAGTCTCAGGGACTCAGGTTTTTGTGTCTGACTTTCCATGAGCATTTCTCATTTCTGcagggattgaaccaggcccAAGGCTCAGCCTTTCCCCACAAGCCCCTTCCCTGACCGGGCACCATAGCCGAGAGATGCCCGAGCAAGAGTAGCCAGCCAACACCCAAGAAGGCTTGGCAtagcagggcaggggtgggtgtACAAGGAATGGCCAGAGGGCCTACCCCAGAGGGTCTCCCAGTGCCTCAGGCTCCTCTCTCTCCTAGGATGGCAGTCCAGCGACAAGCAGGTGGCCCTCAGCCACGGGGCTCGGGCCAGAAGATGGCAGGCCAGGCCTGGGATCTCCTTACGGGCAGTCACCTCGCCTCCCAGTCCCTCACAATGGCAGCAGCAGTGAGGCTACTTTACTGGCCCAGTTGGGCACCCTGCACGTGTCTCCACCCCACAGGTAGTACAGAGGCATAA is a window of Globicephala melas chromosome 3, mGloMel1.2, whole genome shotgun sequence DNA encoding:
- the PDLIM4 gene encoding PDZ and LIM domain protein 4 isoform X2, which gives rise to MPHSVTLRGPSPWGFRLVGGRDFSVPLTISRVHAGSKAALAALCPGDLIQAINGESTELMTHLEAQNRIKGCHDHLILSVSRPEGRSWPNTPEDSKAQAHRIHIDPEAQDGSPATSRWPSATGLGPEDGRPGLGSPYGQSPRLPVPHNGSSSEATLLAQLGTLHVSPPHSTDLARGLSRSRDCGVDLGSEVYRMLRESAEPTAAEPKQSGSFRYLQGMLEAGEGGVPSSRRGTSSTTPSASCAATAA
- the PDLIM4 gene encoding PDZ and LIM domain protein 4 isoform X1, encoding MPHSVTLRGPSPWGFRLVGGRDFSVPLTISRVHAGSKAALAALCPGDLIQAINGESTELMTHLEAQNRIKGCHDHLILSVSRPEGRSWPNTPEDSKAQAHRIHIDPEAQDGSPATSRWPSATGLGPEDGRPGLGSPYGQSPRLPVPHNGSSSEATLLAQLGTLHVSPPHSTDLARGLSRSRDCGVDLGSEVYRMLRESAEPTAAEPKQSGSFRYLQGMLEAGEGGERPGPGGPRNLKPTAGKLGAPLSGLQGLPECTRCGHGIVGTIVKARDKLYHPECFMCSDCGLNLKQRGYFFLDDRLYCESHAKARVKPPEGYDVVAVYPNAKVELV